A region of Mesorhizobium sp. AR02 DNA encodes the following proteins:
- the dnaA gene encoding chromosomal replication initiator protein DnaA, with amino-acid sequence MQSGIERELTGDLPFPGTLIGANEMAVSSDAEQKFDRVKTQLKARLGAEVYSSWFGRMKVAEASKGIVRISVPTAFLRSWINGHYLDLISELWKQEDADLLKIEIVVRTATRQGRSHAEPELAPARKMTRQTQTALAAGTVSPGRVERPPVPRPGAAVESEFRHNVLGSPLDPRYTFGSFIEGPSNRVAFAAAKAVAESQSSAVRFNPLFLHATVGLGKTHLLQAIAAESLKQNPKSRVVYLTAEYFMWRFATAIRDNNALTLKEQLRDIDLLIIDDMQFLQGKSIQHEFCHLINMLLDSAKQVVVAADRPPSELESLEPRVRSRLNGGVALEMSAPDFAMRLGMLKLRLATARVDDASLDISDEILNHVARTVTGSGRELEGAFNQLLFRQSFEPQITIDRIDEILGHIYRTGEPKRVRIEDIQRIVARHYNVSKTELLSNRRTRTIVKPRQVAMYLSKVMTPRSLPEIGRRFGGRDHTTVLHAVRKIEDLSGNDNTLAQELELLRRLINDQA; translated from the coding sequence ATGCAGAGCGGCATCGAAAGGGAGCTTACGGGCGACCTCCCATTTCCTGGAACTTTGATCGGAGCAAACGAGATGGCGGTCTCCAGCGACGCGGAACAGAAATTCGACCGGGTCAAGACCCAGTTGAAGGCGCGCCTGGGGGCTGAAGTCTATTCGAGCTGGTTCGGCCGCATGAAGGTCGCGGAGGCGTCCAAGGGCATTGTCCGCATCTCGGTGCCCACCGCGTTCCTGCGCTCGTGGATCAACGGCCACTATCTCGACCTGATCTCCGAACTGTGGAAGCAGGAGGATGCCGATCTCCTCAAGATCGAGATCGTGGTGCGCACGGCCACCCGCCAGGGGCGCAGCCATGCCGAACCGGAATTGGCACCGGCGCGCAAGATGACACGGCAGACACAGACGGCGCTGGCCGCCGGCACCGTGAGCCCCGGCAGGGTGGAACGGCCTCCCGTGCCGCGCCCGGGTGCTGCGGTCGAGAGCGAGTTCCGCCACAACGTTCTGGGATCCCCGCTTGATCCGCGTTACACGTTCGGCTCCTTCATCGAAGGCCCGTCGAACCGGGTGGCCTTCGCCGCCGCCAAGGCCGTGGCGGAATCGCAGTCGAGCGCGGTGCGCTTCAACCCGCTTTTCCTGCACGCGACCGTCGGGCTCGGCAAAACTCACCTGCTGCAGGCCATCGCGGCGGAATCGCTGAAGCAGAACCCGAAATCCCGCGTCGTCTATCTCACCGCGGAATATTTCATGTGGCGCTTCGCCACCGCGATCCGCGACAACAATGCGCTGACGCTCAAGGAGCAGCTGCGCGACATCGACCTCTTGATCATCGACGACATGCAGTTCCTGCAGGGCAAGTCGATCCAGCATGAATTCTGCCATTTGATCAACATGCTGCTCGACAGCGCCAAGCAAGTCGTTGTCGCCGCCGACCGGCCGCCGTCCGAGCTGGAATCGCTCGAACCGCGCGTCCGCTCGCGCCTCAATGGCGGCGTCGCGCTTGAAATGTCGGCGCCTGATTTCGCCATGCGCCTCGGCATGCTCAAACTGCGCCTGGCCACGGCCAGGGTCGACGACGCATCGCTCGATATTTCCGACGAAATCCTCAATCACGTCGCCCGCACCGTGACCGGCAGCGGACGCGAACTGGAGGGCGCGTTTAATCAGCTGCTGTTTCGCCAGTCGTTCGAGCCGCAGATCACCATCGACCGCATCGATGAGATCCTCGGCCACATCTATCGCACCGGCGAGCCGAAGCGGGTCCGCATCGAGGATATCCAGCGCATCGTGGCGCGCCACTACAACGTGTCGAAGACCGAATTGTTGTCCAATCGGCGTACCCGCACCATCGTCAAGCCACGGCAGGTCGCCATGTACCTGTCCAAGGTGATGACGCCCCGCTCCCTGCCCGAAATCGGACGGCGCTTCGGTGGCCGCGATCACACCACGGTGCTGCACGCCGTGCGCAAGATCGAGGACCTTTCCGGCAACGACAACACGCTGGCCCAGGAACTCGAGTTGCTGCGACGGTTGATCAACGACCAGGCCTGA
- the recF gene encoding DNA replication/repair protein RecF (All proteins in this family for which functions are known are DNA-binding proteins that assist the filamentation of RecA onto DNA for the initiation of recombination or recombinational repair.), with product MPAQTHISKLTLTNFRNYATLTIDLAPGAVVFSGDNGAGKTNLLEAISFLTPGRGLRRAPYADVAREGGDGGFALHARLDGPDGQIEIGTGISVGEGEGGRRVRINGATARSAEDMLEWLRVVWLTPAMDALFTGPAADRRRFLDRLVLAIDPGHGQRALDYEKAMRGRNRLLTEGSRDDRWFEAIETQMAETGVAIAAARAELVRLLAAMIDKLPDTGPFPQADISLSGDLETEVSTAPAVDVEERFRRTLAGGRDRDRAAGRTLEGPHRSDLLVRHRPKAMPAELCSTGEQKALLVGIVLSHARLTGEMSGMTPILLLDEIAAHLDGGRRAALFSILEELNCQAFMTGTDAALFSSLKGRAQFLTVDHGAVGPTEDA from the coding sequence TTGCCGGCACAAACCCACATAAGTAAGCTTACACTTACCAATTTCCGCAACTATGCGACACTGACGATCGATCTCGCCCCGGGTGCCGTGGTGTTTTCCGGTGACAACGGTGCCGGCAAGACCAACCTCCTCGAAGCGATTTCCTTTCTGACACCCGGGCGTGGCCTTCGCCGTGCCCCTTACGCCGATGTCGCGCGCGAGGGCGGCGATGGCGGCTTTGCGCTGCACGCTCGGCTCGACGGGCCCGATGGCCAGATCGAGATCGGCACGGGCATTTCGGTTGGCGAGGGTGAAGGCGGCAGGCGGGTTCGCATCAACGGCGCGACGGCCCGATCGGCCGAGGACATGCTGGAATGGCTGCGCGTCGTATGGCTAACGCCGGCCATGGATGCGCTGTTCACCGGACCGGCCGCGGATCGCCGGCGCTTTCTCGACCGGCTGGTGCTGGCGATCGATCCCGGCCACGGCCAGCGCGCCCTCGACTACGAAAAGGCGATGCGGGGCCGTAATCGTCTGCTTACCGAGGGTTCGCGGGATGATCGCTGGTTCGAGGCGATCGAGACACAGATGGCCGAAACCGGCGTCGCCATTGCGGCGGCGCGCGCCGAACTGGTGCGCCTGCTCGCCGCCATGATCGACAAGCTGCCCGACACGGGGCCGTTCCCGCAAGCCGATATCAGCCTTTCGGGCGATCTGGAGACCGAGGTTTCCACCGCGCCGGCGGTCGATGTCGAGGAGCGGTTCCGCCGGACGCTTGCCGGTGGCCGTGATCGGGATCGTGCCGCGGGACGAACGCTCGAAGGCCCGCACCGTTCCGATCTGCTGGTGAGGCACAGGCCCAAGGCGATGCCGGCAGAGCTGTGTTCGACCGGCGAGCAGAAGGCATTGCTGGTCGGCATCGTCCTGTCGCATGCCCGGCTGACCGGCGAGATGTCCGGCATGACGCCGATCCTGCTGCTGGATGAGATCGCAGCACACCTTGATGGCGGACGGCGGGCGGCACTGTTTTCGATCCTGGAGGAGTTAAACTGCCAGGCTTTCATGACGGGAACCGATGCTGCGCTGTTTTCCAGTCTCAAGGGGCGCGCGCAGTTCCTGACGGTCGACCACGGCGCGGTTGGGCCAACCGAAGACGCCTGA
- a CDS encoding Flp family type IVb pilin, with amino-acid sequence MSNLFARFVKDESGATAIEYGLIAALIALAIITGAGALGNAINAKFTSIGTTLNSSGS; translated from the coding sequence ATGTCTAACCTTTTTGCACGTTTCGTGAAGGACGAATCCGGCGCGACCGCTATTGAATATGGTCTGATCGCCGCTCTCATCGCGCTCGCCATCATCACCGGCGCCGGCGCCCTCGGCAACGCAATCAACGCCAAGTTCACCTCTATCGGAACCACCCTGAACTCCAGCGGCAGCTGA
- a CDS encoding phosphate/phosphite/phosphonate ABC transporter substrate-binding protein, giving the protein MNAALKACAALVVVHGALWCGPARADWRDDIGTFRIGIVAEPGAGNTVPGLALLTQSFTNALGMKVEFVVARDYAALIEAQANARIEYAIYSATAYATALQRCGCIEPLVAPVDSDGAAGIRSVLLTRDGKLSGLAAMQTHRIAMPPPDSVGGSLLPLAELAAEHVKITEDAPFLIHANSTSAAETMLVDGQADASFGWVRAAADGQPLLSDGTQARLEAAGLSPSALQVVWMSGLLRYGPHAVRTDLDPEAKRRLTVFLTNLKSTTPDVYDLLESKHSGGFLTVAPKDYATAEAIVRLVSTDGGQQ; this is encoded by the coding sequence ATGAATGCAGCGCTGAAGGCATGCGCTGCCCTTGTGGTCGTGCACGGCGCGCTCTGGTGTGGTCCGGCGCGGGCCGACTGGCGCGATGATATCGGCACATTTCGCATCGGCATTGTCGCCGAGCCTGGCGCCGGCAACACCGTTCCGGGGCTGGCGCTGTTGACGCAATCCTTTACCAACGCGCTTGGCATGAAGGTGGAGTTCGTCGTTGCGCGCGATTATGCGGCGCTGATCGAGGCGCAGGCCAACGCCCGGATCGAGTACGCCATCTATTCGGCGACGGCTTACGCCACGGCGCTGCAGCGTTGTGGATGCATCGAGCCGCTTGTGGCTCCGGTCGATTCCGACGGTGCGGCCGGCATCCGCTCCGTGCTGCTGACCAGGGACGGCAAGCTGTCCGGCCTGGCGGCGATGCAGACGCACCGGATCGCCATGCCGCCGCCGGACAGCGTCGGAGGCTCGCTTTTGCCGCTGGCGGAACTGGCCGCCGAACACGTCAAGATCACTGAGGATGCCCCGTTTCTGATCCATGCCAATTCGACGTCCGCGGCGGAAACCATGCTTGTCGACGGCCAGGCCGACGCCTCGTTCGGCTGGGTGAGGGCGGCAGCCGACGGCCAGCCGCTGCTATCTGATGGCACGCAGGCAAGGCTCGAAGCAGCCGGCCTTTCGCCGTCGGCTCTCCAGGTCGTGTGGATGTCGGGCCTGCTGAGATACGGTCCCCATGCCGTACGCACTGATCTCGACCCGGAAGCCAAGCGTCGGCTGACCGTGTTCCTGACCAACCTCAAATCGACGACGCCGGATGTTTACGATCTCCTGGAATCGAAACACTCCGGCGGCTTTCTGACCGTGGCCCCAAAGGATTATGCGACGGCGGAAGCCATCGTGCGCCTGGTGTCAACAGATGGTGGGCAGCAGTAA
- a CDS encoding TadE/TadG family type IV pilus assembly protein yields the protein MGNEFGSSGQHKVERAGFLKRFVRNRRGSTAIEFAILALPFALLVFGILESCISFAGQEVMANITDDIARQLRTGQLRPADVAGTKLTTLICGRLEIIVSTDCPDQLLVDLREYPTFADAATAGFKIQNGDVVLMQGTNSQAFANTPGLAESKNMLRVFYKWPVVTDLMAKSMANLSGGRTLHFASVTWQNEPFN from the coding sequence ATGGGCAACGAATTCGGCTCGTCAGGTCAGCACAAGGTGGAGCGCGCCGGGTTTTTGAAGCGCTTCGTTCGCAACCGCCGTGGCAGCACGGCCATCGAATTCGCAATTCTTGCATTGCCGTTCGCGCTTCTTGTCTTTGGCATCCTTGAAAGCTGCATCTCTTTTGCCGGCCAGGAAGTGATGGCCAACATCACTGACGATATCGCGCGCCAGTTGCGCACGGGCCAGTTGAGACCGGCCGATGTCGCCGGGACCAAATTGACGACCCTGATCTGCGGCAGGCTGGAGATCATCGTCTCGACGGATTGTCCCGATCAGCTGCTCGTGGACCTTCGCGAGTATCCGACTTTCGCAGACGCGGCCACTGCGGGCTTCAAGATCCAGAACGGCGATGTCGTGCTGATGCAAGGCACGAACTCACAGGCTTTCGCAAACACGCCTGGCCTGGCGGAATCGAAGAACATGCTGCGGGTCTTCTACAAATGGCCTGTCGTGACCGATCTGATGGCCAAGTCGATGGCCAATCTGAGCGGTGGCAGGACGCTGCACTTTGCGTCAGTGACCTGGCAGAACGAGCCGTTCAATTGA
- the dnaN gene encoding DNA polymerase III subunit beta, which produces MRVILERSNLLKSLNHVHRVVERRNTIPILSNVLLSAEGASLEMKATDLDLEVTEATPAKVERGGATTVPAHLLYDIVRKLADGAEVMLKTDEDGNAMTVTSGRSSFRLQCLPQSDFPELSAGSFSHIFRLDSVALKGLIEKTQFAISTEETRYYLNGIYLHTHEVGGKLKLRSVATDGHRLARAEIDAPAGSEGMPGIIIPRKTVSELQKLVDDPDVAVTTELSDTKIRFTIGSVVLTSKLIDGTFPDYQRVIPTGNDKKLILDRQSFAAAVDRVSTISSERGRAVKLSISEGQVTLAVNNPDSGSATEELAADYSSDPIEIGFNAKYLLDVAAQLTGTEAKFMLADAGSPTLIHDMADETALYVLMPMRV; this is translated from the coding sequence ATGCGTGTTATCCTGGAACGGTCAAATCTCCTGAAGTCGCTCAACCACGTCCACCGTGTGGTCGAACGGCGCAACACGATACCGATCCTGTCCAATGTGCTGCTCAGCGCCGAGGGCGCCAGCCTCGAAATGAAGGCCACCGACCTCGACCTGGAGGTGACGGAAGCGACGCCCGCCAAGGTGGAGCGCGGCGGGGCGACGACGGTTCCGGCGCATCTGCTCTACGATATCGTGCGCAAGCTCGCCGACGGCGCCGAGGTGATGCTGAAGACGGACGAAGACGGCAACGCCATGACGGTGACGTCGGGCCGCTCGAGCTTCCGCCTGCAGTGCCTGCCGCAATCCGACTTCCCCGAGCTTTCGGCCGGATCCTTCTCGCATATCTTCCGGCTCGACTCGGTTGCCCTGAAGGGTCTGATCGAGAAGACGCAGTTCGCCATTTCCACCGAGGAGACGCGCTACTATCTCAACGGCATCTACCTGCACACGCATGAGGTCGGCGGCAAGCTGAAGCTGCGCTCGGTGGCCACCGACGGCCACCGCCTGGCGCGCGCCGAAATCGACGCGCCGGCGGGTTCCGAGGGCATGCCGGGCATCATCATTCCGCGCAAGACGGTGAGCGAGCTGCAGAAGCTGGTCGACGATCCGGATGTCGCCGTGACCACCGAGCTGTCGGACACCAAGATCCGCTTCACCATCGGCAGCGTGGTCCTGACCTCGAAGCTGATCGACGGCACCTTCCCGGACTATCAGCGGGTCATTCCGACCGGCAATGACAAGAAGCTGATCCTCGACCGCCAGAGCTTTGCCGCCGCGGTCGATCGCGTCTCGACCATTTCCTCCGAACGCGGCCGTGCGGTGAAGCTTTCGATCAGCGAAGGCCAGGTGACGCTTGCGGTCAACAACCCGGATTCGGGCAGCGCCACCGAGGAACTGGCGGCCGACTATTCGTCCGACCCGATCGAAATCGGCTTCAACGCCAAGTATCTGCTCGATGTCGCGGCCCAGCTGACCGGAACGGAAGCCAAATTCATGCTGGCCGATGCCGGTTCGCCGACGCTGATCCACGACATGGCCGACGAGACCGCGCTTTACGTGCTGATGCCGATGCGGGTATAG
- a CDS encoding pilus assembly protein N-terminal domain-containing protein, protein MAVQRSSMLIAVLLAATSLITPARAGADIEVTMNQAKIVKLSRPADTVVVGNPAIADASVQDASTIVLTGKGFGVTNLVVLDQEGSPIVDTQVTVVRQAASSVRIYRRAEVQTMSCTPYCESSYKSEAEKSSEAEMNVSR, encoded by the coding sequence ATGGCCGTGCAGAGATCCTCAATGCTGATTGCCGTGCTTCTTGCCGCCACAAGCTTGATCACGCCAGCCAGGGCCGGCGCCGATATCGAAGTCACCATGAATCAGGCCAAGATCGTGAAATTGTCGCGCCCCGCCGACACGGTCGTCGTCGGCAACCCGGCAATCGCCGATGCCTCCGTCCAGGACGCCTCGACGATCGTGCTCACCGGCAAGGGTTTCGGTGTCACCAATCTCGTCGTTCTCGACCAGGAAGGCAGCCCGATCGTCGACACCCAGGTTACCGTCGTGCGGCAGGCAGCCTCGTCGGTTCGCATTTACCGACGTGCCGAGGTCCAGACCATGTCCTGCACGCCCTATTGCGAAAGCTCCTACAAGAGCGAGGCTGAAAAATCCTCCGAAGCCGAGATGAACGTCAGCAGATAG
- a CDS encoding phosphopentomutase, with product MARAFLFVLDSFGIGGAADAERYGDAGANTLAHIAEACAEGRADRERLRQGPLFVPHMASLGLGKAAETATGLGFAHFGTDLIANAFHGAAQEVSSGKDTPSGHWEIAALPVRFDWGYFPDTVPAFPADLTAAMIREGEVSGILGNCHAPGTEIIERFGEKHIRTGKPICYTSVDSVLQIAAHEVHFGLERLYEFCQVVRRLVDPLRIGRVIARPFVGETAGTFQRTYNRHDYAVPPPEPTLLDRLTARGSRVIAVGKIGDIFAHRGISEVRKAAGNMAMFDKALGAMDDAGDGALVFANFVDFDTEFGHRRDVAGYAAALEAFDRRLPEALAKLRQGDLLILTADHGNDPTWRGTDHTRERIPVIGTGPGLRGGDIGLRTTFADIGETVAEHLGLAPGRHGTSFHAMIGGHA from the coding sequence ATGGCGCGCGCTTTCCTCTTCGTCCTGGATTCCTTCGGCATTGGCGGCGCCGCCGATGCCGAACGCTATGGCGATGCCGGCGCCAACACGCTCGCGCACATAGCCGAAGCTTGCGCCGAAGGGCGCGCGGATCGCGAGCGGCTTCGACAAGGGCCGCTGTTTGTCCCGCACATGGCATCACTCGGGCTTGGCAAGGCAGCCGAGACGGCGACAGGATTGGGCTTTGCCCATTTCGGGACGGATCTGATCGCCAATGCCTTCCATGGCGCGGCGCAGGAAGTTTCGAGCGGCAAGGACACACCCTCCGGTCACTGGGAGATCGCGGCCCTGCCGGTGCGTTTCGACTGGGGTTATTTCCCGGATACGGTTCCCGCCTTTCCGGCTGATCTGACCGCGGCGATGATCCGTGAGGGCGAGGTTTCGGGCATTCTCGGCAACTGCCATGCGCCCGGCACCGAGATCATCGAACGGTTCGGCGAGAAACACATCCGCACCGGCAAGCCGATCTGTTACACCTCCGTCGACTCGGTCCTGCAGATCGCCGCGCATGAAGTCCATTTCGGGTTGGAGCGGCTTTATGAATTCTGTCAGGTGGTGCGCCGGCTGGTTGATCCGCTCAGAATCGGGCGCGTGATCGCGCGGCCATTCGTCGGCGAGACCGCCGGCACCTTCCAGCGGACCTACAATCGCCATGACTACGCCGTGCCGCCGCCGGAGCCGACCTTGCTTGACCGGCTGACGGCGCGGGGAAGCCGCGTTATCGCCGTCGGCAAGATCGGCGACATCTTCGCCCATCGCGGCATTTCGGAAGTGCGCAAGGCCGCCGGCAACATGGCCATGTTCGACAAGGCGCTCGGTGCGATGGATGATGCCGGTGACGGCGCTCTCGTTTTCGCCAATTTCGTCGATTTCGACACCGAATTCGGCCATCGCCGCGATGTCGCCGGCTATGCCGCCGCGCTCGAGGCCTTCGACCGGCGGCTGCCGGAAGCACTCGCAAAGCTGCGGCAGGGCGACCTTCTCATCCTGACGGCCGACCATGGCAATGATCCGACCTGGCGAGGGACAGATCATACGCGTGAACGCATCCCTGTGATCGGCACGGGACCCGGTTTGAGAGGTGGCGACATCGGACTGAGAACGACATTCGCCGATATCGGCGAAACCGTCGCCGAACATCTGGGGCTGGCGCCCGGCCGCCACGGCACTTCTTTCCATGCGATGATTGGCGGCCATGCCTGA
- a CDS encoding enoyl-CoA hydratase, which produces MAYETIITETRGKVGLITLNRPKALNALNSQILAELVAAVNGFGADPGIGAMVLTGSDKAFAAGADIKEMQAISYVDAYSQDFFVGWEEFTRARKPIIAAVAGYALGGGCELAMMCDFIIAADTAKFGQPEITLGVIPGMGGSQRLTRFVGKSKAMDMCLTGRMMDAAEAERSGLVSRVVPAAELVEEAVKAAAKIADFSLPSVMMAKEAVNRSYETTLAEGLRFERRLFHSLFALEDQKEGMAAFAEKRKPNFTNR; this is translated from the coding sequence ATGGCCTACGAAACGATCATCACCGAGACGCGCGGCAAGGTCGGACTGATCACACTGAACCGGCCAAAGGCGCTGAATGCGCTGAATTCCCAGATCCTTGCTGAACTCGTCGCGGCTGTGAACGGTTTCGGCGCCGATCCTGGCATCGGCGCGATGGTTCTTACAGGTTCCGACAAAGCCTTTGCCGCCGGTGCCGACATCAAGGAGATGCAGGCGATCTCCTATGTGGACGCCTATAGCCAGGACTTCTTCGTCGGTTGGGAAGAGTTCACGCGGGCGCGCAAGCCGATCATTGCGGCAGTGGCCGGCTATGCGCTCGGCGGCGGATGCGAGCTGGCAATGATGTGCGACTTCATCATTGCCGCCGACACCGCCAAATTCGGCCAGCCCGAAATCACGCTCGGCGTCATTCCCGGCATGGGCGGGTCGCAACGCCTGACCCGGTTCGTCGGCAAGTCGAAGGCGATGGACATGTGCCTGACCGGACGGATGATGGATGCAGCGGAAGCCGAGCGCTCAGGCCTGGTGTCGCGGGTCGTGCCCGCAGCCGAGCTTGTCGAGGAGGCGGTCAAGGCGGCGGCCAAGATCGCCGATTTCTCGCTGCCGTCGGTGATGATGGCGAAGGAAGCCGTCAATCGTTCCTATGAAACGACGCTGGCCGAGGGATTGCGGTTCGAACGCCGCCTGTTCCACTCGCTTTTCGCGCTCGAAGACCAGAAGGAAGGCATGGCGGCCTTCGCCGAAAAGCGGAAGCCGAATTTCACCAATCGGTAG
- a CDS encoding TadE/TadG family type IV pilus assembly protein translates to MMRAGAHLKIAGLWSKAVGFCSNRRGVAAVEFALIVPILLVMYFMTMEASQAIETSKKVSRIGSMVADLVTQQPTIVKADLDAIMKIGTSTIQPYNRSTPNITITAIQVTTDTPPKVNVVWSRKVANGVYSIATALPATTTVPATLKVAGTFLIRVESNLSYSPIINWQSDTQQKLGLTQSLTTTIPMGETYYLRPRRSLTIPCSDC, encoded by the coding sequence ATGATGCGTGCGGGGGCACATCTGAAAATTGCAGGACTCTGGAGCAAGGCAGTCGGGTTCTGCTCCAATCGCCGTGGGGTGGCGGCGGTCGAGTTCGCTCTTATCGTTCCTATCCTGCTGGTCATGTACTTCATGACCATGGAGGCTTCGCAGGCCATCGAGACCAGCAAGAAGGTCAGCCGCATCGGCAGCATGGTTGCCGACCTCGTCACGCAGCAGCCGACCATCGTCAAGGCGGATCTCGACGCCATCATGAAAATCGGTACCTCGACCATTCAGCCCTACAACCGCTCGACGCCGAACATCACCATCACGGCAATACAGGTCACCACCGATACGCCGCCCAAAGTGAACGTGGTGTGGTCGCGCAAGGTGGCCAATGGCGTCTACAGTATCGCCACCGCCCTGCCGGCGACCACCACGGTTCCGGCAACGCTCAAGGTCGCCGGCACCTTCCTTATCCGCGTCGAAAGCAATCTGAGCTACTCGCCGATTATCAACTGGCAGTCGGACACCCAGCAAAAGCTCGGATTGACACAATCCCTCACCACGACGATCCCGATGGGCGAGACCTACTATCTGCGCCCGCGCAGAAGCCTGACGATCCCCTGCAGCGATTGCTGA
- a CDS encoding A24 family peptidase → MLEALIFVVFPFCMLFAAISDMLSMTIANRVSVLLVVVFALVAPLTGMEWAAYGWHFAAGALVLAVTFGLFAMGGMGGGDAKLLAATAVWMGLNIHLVEYLVISTMIGGLLTLAILLYRKSPLAVITGRNPFLRHFADDTTGVPYGIALGLGGLLTYPDSPLMVWALARLAS, encoded by the coding sequence ATGCTTGAAGCCCTGATCTTCGTCGTCTTTCCGTTCTGCATGCTGTTTGCCGCGATCTCCGACATGCTGTCGATGACAATTGCCAACCGCGTGTCGGTGCTGCTTGTCGTCGTCTTCGCGCTGGTTGCGCCGCTGACGGGTATGGAATGGGCAGCCTATGGTTGGCATTTCGCCGCCGGTGCCCTGGTCCTGGCGGTGACGTTCGGCCTGTTCGCGATGGGCGGCATGGGTGGAGGCGACGCCAAGCTGCTGGCAGCAACGGCCGTGTGGATGGGGTTGAACATCCATCTCGTCGAATACCTTGTTATCTCGACAATGATCGGCGGCCTGCTGACGCTCGCCATCCTGCTTTACCGGAAGTCGCCACTGGCGGTTATTACCGGCCGCAATCCCTTCCTGCGTCATTTCGCGGACGACACGACCGGGGTTCCCTATGGGATCGCGCTTGGCCTCGGCGGCCTGCTGACCTATCCGGATTCGCCTTTGATGGTATGGGCGCTGGCAAGGCTTGCGAGCTGA
- the mutM gene encoding bifunctional DNA-formamidopyrimidine glycosylase/DNA-(apurinic or apyrimidinic site) lyase, translating to MPELPEVETVRRGLQPVLEGARLAKVEARRPDLRFPFPERFSERLTGRTITALGRRAKYLTMHVQDGPVLICHLGMSGSFRIETDDDGETPGVFHHERSKSTAHDHVVFDVVAANGARSRVIFNDPRRFGFMLFAEGPPETHPMLAGLGVEPTGNALDGVLLASLLKGRRSPLKAALLDQKLIAGLGNIYVSEALWRAGLSPLREAGTIAKPGKKAGEQSERLAQAIRSVISDAIAAGGSSLRDYVHTDGSLGYFQHSFAVYDREGEPCPKPGCGGHIERIVQSGRSTFYCRTCQS from the coding sequence ATGCCTGAATTGCCCGAAGTCGAAACAGTCCGGCGTGGCCTGCAGCCGGTCCTGGAAGGTGCCCGTCTGGCCAAGGTCGAAGCGCGACGGCCAGATCTGCGGTTTCCCTTTCCCGAACGGTTTTCGGAACGGCTGACCGGCAGGACAATCACCGCGCTCGGCCGCCGGGCCAAATATCTGACCATGCATGTGCAGGACGGCCCGGTGCTGATCTGCCATCTCGGCATGTCGGGCTCCTTTCGCATCGAGACCGACGACGACGGCGAAACACCCGGCGTGTTCCACCACGAGCGCTCGAAAAGCACGGCGCACGACCATGTCGTGTTCGATGTCGTCGCCGCCAACGGCGCCCGGTCCCGCGTGATCTTCAACGACCCGCGCCGCTTCGGTTTCATGCTGTTTGCTGAAGGACCGCCGGAGACGCATCCGATGCTGGCCGGATTGGGCGTCGAGCCCACGGGCAATGCGCTGGACGGCGTGCTGCTCGCCTCGTTGCTGAAAGGCCGCAGATCGCCGCTTAAGGCAGCACTTCTTGACCAGAAGCTGATCGCGGGACTTGGCAATATTTACGTCTCGGAGGCGCTCTGGCGTGCCGGCCTGTCGCCCTTGCGCGAGGCGGGCACCATCGCCAAGCCGGGCAAGAAGGCCGGGGAACAAAGCGAACGCCTGGCCCAGGCGATCCGCTCGGTCATATCAGATGCCATCGCCGCTGGCGGGTCGTCGCTGCGCGACTATGTGCACACCGACGGATCGCTGGGCTATTTCCAGCATTCCTTCGCCGTCTACGACCGCGAGGGTGAGCCTTGCCCGAAGCCCGGCTGCGGCGGCCATATCGAGCGTATCGTGCAGAGCGGACGTTCGACCTTCTATTGCCGGACGTGTCAGAGCTGA
- the rpsT gene encoding 30S ribosomal protein S20, protein MANTSSAKKATRKIVRRAAINKNRRSRVRTYVRQVEEALASGDKAAAQAAFKAAEPELMRAATKGVIHKNTASRKVSRLAARLKVLSA, encoded by the coding sequence ATGGCCAACACATCCTCGGCCAAAAAGGCAACGCGCAAGATCGTCCGCCGCGCGGCGATCAACAAGAACCGCCGCTCGCGCGTGCGCACCTATGTCCGCCAGGTCGAGGAGGCACTCGCCTCCGGTGACAAGGCCGCCGCACAGGCCGCCTTCAAGGCCGCCGAGCCAGAATTGATGCGTGCCGCGACCAAGGGCGTCATCCACAAGAATACCGCGTCCCGCAAGGTGTCGCGTCTGGCCGCGCGCCTCAAGGTACTGTCGGCCTGA